The proteins below come from a single Drosophila teissieri strain GT53w chromosome 3L, Prin_Dtei_1.1, whole genome shotgun sequence genomic window:
- the LOC122617234 gene encoding laminin subunit gamma-1: protein MKRSRWSHSGSSTARLLLIGVLFASCSTAILGAQRPPINSAGGHELRGTTFMPALECYDPYGRPQKCLPEFINAAYQLQIESTNTCGEQNDNHFCIQTMNQNHKNCEFCKYNDHNPSFLTDLHDPQSPTWWQSETMFEGIQHPNYVNLTLHLGKSYDITYVRILFRSPRPESFTIYKRTSETGPWIPYQFYSATCRDTYSLPDSRAIRKGEGEAHALCTSEYSDISPLRDGEIAFSTLEGRPSGINFERSGELQEWVTATDIRITLDRLNTFGDELFGDSQVLKSYFYAISDIAVGARCKCNGHASKCVSSTGMHGERTLVCECRHNTDGPDCDRCLPLYNDLKWKRSTSTEVNECKACNCNGLADKCFFDAALFNRTGHGGHCLDCRENRDGPNCERCKENFYMRDDGYCINCACDPVGSRSLQCNSHGKCQCKPGVTGDKCDRCDNNYYQFGPHGCQQCGCDSGGSQQNPPACDADTGICFCKENVEGRRCNECKPGFFNLDKTNRFGCTPCFCYGHTSECMTAPGYSIVSVTSNFNKFKERWTAADLNQREVDIKYNQYSRSIGTTAQGNEHVYFQAPDRFLGDQRASYNRFLKFKLQLVGQVANTGVSDVILEGAGSRISLPIFAQDNGIPDQGVKEYTFRLHEHHDYQWQPSQSARGFLSILSNLTAIKIRATYSVQGEAILDDVELQTAHRGAAGHPATWIEQCTCPEGYLGQFCESCAPGYRHSPARGGPFMPCIPCDCHGHADICDSETGRCICQHNTHGDNCDQCAKGFYGNALGGTPNDCKRCPCPNDGACLQINEDTVICTECPKGYFGSRCEQCSDGFYGDPTGLLGDVQTCKSCDCNGNVDPNAVGNCNRTTGECLKCIHNTAGEHCDQCLSGHFGDPLALPHGRCDRCSCYDAGTEQDEQSITRCDQVTGQCQCKPNVIGRDCGECQPGYFNIRSGNGCENCLCDPVGSYNATCDRYSGQCHCRPGVMGQRCDQCENFFYGFSSEGCKPCECDESGSKGFQCDQNGQCPCNDNVEGRRCDRCKENKYDRHRGCIDCPDCYNLVQDAADLHRAKLFNLSQTLDEIARTPVTNDDEFEAKLKAVQEKVGILAQDARDNSGEGGQTYAEVIDDLHKHLDSVREHLVSADKFQADANAEIDRARQNYTILDQITESAKKELQQALDLLNDEGAQALAKAKEKSVEFGQQSEQISDISREARALADKLESEAQFDLKNAKDATDAVEKAHQLAKSAIDLQLKIGNELRYEVGLELSQVKQSLGVVVQTSKEALRKANEVYDTALTLLNEVNRQTQPEIDISQLKKDAVAANERADELLKQITELSNSNGELFADFESEQELTEALLKRAEQQQLEDTELLERAKAAHDKATKAVEQGDNTLKEANNTYEKLAGFQSDVQRTSESADKALQTVPNIEKEIQNAESLISQAEEALDGANKNANEAKKNAQEAQLKYAEQASKDAELIRRKANETKVAARNLRAEADQLNHRVKLTEMDIVVLEESSTKDDNLVDDAKRKVGQAKADTQEAQKQIEKANNELTAIKDELENLKDINTGDLDKLENRLAIVEGEINRVNLTGRIEKYREQRTIQKNLIDKYDAELRELKDEVLNIGLISKALPDSCFSRNRLEP from the exons ATGAAGCGCAGCCGGTGGAGCCACAGtggctcctccacggctcgtCTCCTGCTGATCGGAGTCCTGTTCGCCAGCTGTTCCACCGCCATCCTGGGCGCCCAGCGTCCGCCCATCAACTCCGCCGGAGGTCACGAGCTGCGCGGAACCACCTTCATGCCGGCCCTGGAGTGCTACGATCCATACGGCAGACCGCAG aaaTGTCTGCCAGAATTTATCAATGCTGCCTATCAACTGCAAATTGAGTCAACTAACACCTGTGGTGAGCAGAACGACAACCACTTCTGCATACAAACCATGAACCAAAACCACAAGAACTGCGAGTTTTGCAA GTACAATGATCACAATCCATCCTTCTTGACGGACTTGCACGATCCGCAAAGTCCCACCTGGTGGCAGTCGGAGACCATGTTCGAGGGCATTCAGCACCCGAACTACGTGAATCTGACTCTGCACCTTG gAAAATCCTATGACATCACCTACGTGCGCATTCTCTTCCGCTCGCCACGACCTGAATCCTTTACGATTTACAAGAGGACCTCGGAGACTGGACCCTGGATTCCCTACCAGTTCTACAGTGCCACCTGTCGCGACACCTACTCCCTGCCAGACTCGCGAGCCATTCGCAAGGGGGAGGGCGAGGCCCATGCGCTGTGTACCAGCGAGTACAGTGATATCTCGCCGTTGAGGGACGGTGAGATCGCCTTCTCCACGCTGGAGGGTCGGCCCAGTGGCATCAATTTCGAGCGCAGTGGAGAGCTACAGGAGTGGGTCACGGCCACGGATATCCGCATTACCCTAGACCGACTGAACACGTTCGGTGATGAACTCTTCGGTGATTCCCAGGTGCTCAAGTCGTACTTCTATGCCATCAGCGACATTGCCGTGGGTGCCCGTTGCAAGTGCAATGGCCATGCCAGCAAGTGTGTCTCCAGCACGGGAATGCATGGCGAGAGGACCCTGGTCTGCGAGTGCCGGCACAACACTGATGGACCCGATTGCGACCGCTGTCTGCCGCTGTACAACGACCTCAAGTGGAAGAGGTCAACCTCGACGGAGGTCAACGAGTGCAAAG CTTGCAACTGCAATGGATTGGCGGACAAGTGCTTCTTCGACGCGGCGCTGTTCAATCGGACGGGTCATGGAGGTCACTGCCTGGACTGCCGTGAGAATCGCGATGGACCCAACTGCGAACGCTGCAAGGAGAACTTCTACATGCGCGACGATGGCTACTGCATCAACTGCGCCTGCGATCCCGTGGGCTCCAGATCGCTGCAGTGCAACAGCCACGGCAAGTGCCAGTGCAAGCCGGGAGTGACCGGCGACAAGTGCGACCGCTGCGACAACAACTACTACCAATTCGGACCCCATGGATGCCAGCAGTGCGGCTGCGACAGTGGTGGATCCCAGCAGAACCCTCCCGCCTGCGATGCCGACACTGGAATCTGCTTCTGCAAGGAGAATGTGGAGGGCAGGCGCTGCAATGA ATGCAAACCGGGCTTCTTCAATCTGGACAAGACCAATCGGTTTGGCTGCACCCCCTGCTTCTGCTATGGTCACACCTCCGAGTGCATGACTGCACCAGGCTACTCCATTGTCTCGGTCACCTCCAATTTCAACAAGTTCAAGGAACGCTGGACGGCCGCCGATTTGAACCAACGCGAGGTGGACATCAAGTACAACCAGTACAGCCGGAGCATTGGAACCACCGCCCAGGGCAACGAGCACGTCTATTTCCAGGCACCGGATCGCTTCCTCGGTGATCAGCGTGCCTCCTACAACAGGTTCTTGAAGTTCAAGCTGCAGCTAGTTGGTCAGGTGGCCAATACCGGAGTCAGTGATGTGATCTTAGAGGGTGCTGGCAGCCGCATCTCGCTGCCCATCTTCGCCCAGGACAATGGAATACCCGACCAGGGAGTCAAGGAGTATACCTTCCGGCTGCACGAGCATCATGATTACCAGTGGCAGCCAAGCCAGTCGGCGCGTGGATTCCTTTCGATTCTGTCCAATCTGACGGCCATTAAGATCAGGGCCACGTACTCGGTGCAGGGTGAGGCCATCCTGGACGATGTCGAGCTGCAGACGGCACATCGGGGAGCCGCCGGTCATCCGGCCACCTGGATCGAGCAGTGTACCTGTCCGGAGGGTTACCTGGGCCAGTTCTGTGAGTCCTGTGCTCCAGGCTATCGCCACAGTCCCGCGCGCGGTGGTCCCTTCATGCCTTGCATTCCCTGTGATTGCCATGGTCATGCTGACATCTGTGACTCGGAGACGGGCCGGTGCATCTGCCAGCACAACACCCACGGAGATAACTGCGATCAGTGTGCGAAGGGATTCTACGGAAATGCCCTGGGCGGAACTCCCAACGACTGCAAGCGTTGTCCCTGTCCCAATGATGGTGCCTGCCTGCAGATCAACGAAGACACGGTCATCTGTACGGAGTGTCCGAAGGGCTACTTCGGCTCCCGTTGCGAGCAGTGTAGCGATGGCTTCTACGGCGATCCTACGGGTCTCTTGGGCGATGTGCAGACGTGCAAGAGCTGTGACTGCAATGGCAACGTGGATCCCAACGCCGTGGGCAATTGCAACCGGACTACGGGCGAGTGCTTAAAGTGCATCCACAATACGGCCGGAGAGCACTGCGATCAGTGTTTGTCGGGCCACTTTGGAGATCCCCTGGCCTTGCCCCATGGACGCTGTGACCGCTGCAGTTGCTACGACGCTGGAACCGAGCAGGATGAACAGAGTATCACGCGATGTGACCAAGTCACCGGTCAGTGCCAGTGCAAGCCGAATGTGATTGGAAGGGATTGCGGAGAGTGCCAGCCGGGCTACTTTAACATCCGATCGGGCAATGGCTGCGAGAACTGCCTGTGCGATCCGGTGGGCAGCTACAACGCCACCTGCGATCGCTACTCTGGCCAGTGTCACTGCCGACCGGGTGTGATGGGTCAGCGGTGCGATCAGTGCGAGAACTTCTTCTACGGATTCTCCAGCGAGGGCTGCAAGCCATGCGAATGCGACGAGAGCGGCTCCAAGGGATTCCAGTGCGACCAGAATGGCCAGTGTCCGTGCAATGACAACGTGGAAGGACGTCGTTGCGATCGCTGCAAGGAGAACAAGTACGACAGGCATCGCGGTTGCATCGATTGCCCCGATTGCTATAACCTCGTGCAAGATGCCGCCGATTTGCATCGTGCCAAGCTGTTCAATCTCAGTCAAACGCTGGACGAGATTGCCCGCACGCCGGTGACCAATGACGACGAGTTCGAGGCCAAGTTGAAGGCGGTGCAGGAGAAGGTGGGTATCTTGGCCCAGGACGCCCGCGATAATTCCGGCGAAGGTGGTCAGACCTACGCAGAGGTCATCGATGATCTTCACAAGCACCTGGACAGCGTGAGGGAGCACCTGGTGAGTGCGGATAAGTTCCAGGCTGATGCCAACGCGGAGATCGACAGGGCGCGTCAGAACTACACCATTCTGGACCAGATCACCGAGAGCGCCAAGAAGGAACTGCAGCAGGCACTCGACCTTCTGAATGACGAAGGTGCCCAGGCTTTGGCCAAGGCCAAGGAGAAGTCCGTGGAATTTGGACAGCAATCGGAACAGATCTCGGACATCTCTCGGGAGGCTCGAGCCCTGGCCGACAAACTGGAGTCGGAGGCCCAGTTCGATCTGAAGAATGCCAAGGATGCCACGGATGCGGTGGAGAAGGCCCATCAGCTGGCCAAGAGTGCCATCGATTTGCAGCTAAAGATCGGCAATGAGCTGCGTTACGAGGTTGGCTTGGAGCTGAGCCAAGTAAAGCAATCCCTGGGCGTCGTGGTTCAGACCTCCAAGGAGGCTCTTCGCAAAGCCAACGAGGTCTACGATACAGCATTGACCCTGCTCAATGAAGTGAATCGTCAAACCCAACCGGAAATCGATATCAGTCAGTTGAAGAAGGACGCAGTGGCGGCCAACGAACGAGCCGATGAGCTACTCAAGCAGATTACTGAGTTGTCCAACAGCAACGGCGAGCTCTTTGCGGATTTCGAATCGGAGCAGGAACTGACTGAGGCGCTGCTTAAGAG AgctgagcagcagcaactggagGACACCGAGCTGCTGGAGCGAGCCAAGGCCGCCCACGACAAGGCCACCAAGGCAGTGGAACAGGGCGACAATACCCTAAAGGAGGCCAACAATACCTACGAGAAGTTGGCCGGCTTCCAGTCGGATGTCCAGCGCACTTCTGAGAGTGCGGATAAAGCCCTGCAGACGGTGCCCAACATCGAGAAGGAGATCCAGAATGCGGAGAGCCTGATCAGCCAGGCGGAGGAGGCGCTCGATGGTGCCAATAAGAATGCCAACGAGGCCAAGAAGAATGCCCAGGAGGCGCAGCTGAAGTACGCCGAACAGGCCTCCAAG GATGCTGAGCTAATCCGCCGCAAGGCCAATGAGACCAAGGTGGCTGCCCGCAATCTGCGCGCGGAGGCCGACCAACTGAATCACCGTGTGAAACTCACCGAAATGGACATCGTCGTATTGGAGGAGAGCTCGACCAAGGACGACAACCTGGTGGACGATGCCAAGCGAAAGGTGGGTCAGGCCAAGGCCGATACCCAGGAGGCCCAGAAGCAGATCGAGAAGGCCAATAATGAGCTGACGGCCATCAAGGATGAGCTGGAGAACCTCAAGGACATCAACACGGGCGATTTGGATAAATTGG AGAATCGTTTGGCCATTGTGGAGGGTGAGATCAATCGCGTCAACCTGACGGGCCGAATCGAAAAGTATCGGGAACAGCGCACCATACAGAAGAATCTGATCGACAAGTACGATGCCGAGCTGAGGGAACTGAAGGATGAAGTCCTGAATATTGGACTTATTTCCAAGGCCCTCCCCGATAGCTGCTTCAGTCGCAATCGCCTGGAGCCCTAG
- the LOC122618427 gene encoding probable RNA-binding protein 19, translating to MSRIIVKQLPKHITEDKLRQIFGAQGTITDLQLKYTPDGKFRQFCFVGYSTEEEAQSAIRHFDNTCIQTSRVRVESCAALGSEDKPQSWSKYAKDSKKNLDKLKEKEKEEAAKAKESEKKKKKEKVDKVDQILGRHKDDPEFQEFLEAHDKSRTLWGNDLGINRNQEDDEGDEEEQEESPAGRDDSGVDADAGDEDEDGSDNEADEEEDTAKLAEKPISDLEYMKSLMATTSGDATAKKPKTKADKSNLELFTIKIHNVPYNTKRQEVLKFFKPLKPYSVRLPSKVHGFCYVGFKTEKDMAKGMLKNKSFIKGKQVFFSDFTEKNKVTKANKSGQPLAPAAVDAGNAKWKHQQDSLSKEDDISESGRIFFRNLAYTTTEEDLRKLFEQFGPVVEVNLPLDKLTRKIKGFGTVTYMMPEHALKAFNALDGTDFHGRLLHLLPCKDIEKDPKEDLDENDASLSFKEKKALKLKKNAQKPIGWNTLFLGANAVAEILAKQFKTSKERILDTSDGGSSAAVRLALGETQVVIEMKRFLEEEGVRLDAFDEPAKKRSNSVILAKNLPAATDISELTPIFSRFGPIGRIVLPPSGVTALIEYCDPLEARQAFKKLAYSKFKNAPLYLEWAPEQVFSKTLSGEPVIPKSKPKPKEEPKPEEKPIVIDEKAEEDTRAEDADDEPEPNTTLFLRNLNFKTVQETVEKHFRHLGSIHTVEIAKRRNPENPREFNSLGYGFIQFKKSSVAEHALKNLQLTHIDGNPVELKRSDRVLKTQDNEGAQRRLASQKKQTGTKILVRNIPFQAQYREVRDIFKAFGELRSLRIPKKATTGEDSHRGFGFVDYMSKAEAKRAFDALSASTHLYGRRLVLEWSANDDNQDVEELRKRTAAKFGSSQAADGAKRSRKSFFDVEGSVQPNQDEDDEEEQ from the exons ATGTCACGAATTATAGTCAAGCAGCTTCCCAAGCAC ATCACCGAGGACAAACTGCGTCAGATTTTTGGTGCCCAGGGCACGATAACAGATCTGCAACTCAAATACACGCCCGATGGAAAGTTCCGGCAATTTTGTTTCGTCGGTTACAGCACCGAGGAGGAGGCCCAATCGGCCATCCGGCACTTCGACAACACATGTATCCAGACCAGCCGGGTGCGCGTCGAATCTTGTGCTGCCTTGGGTAGTGAAGATAAGCCACAATCATGGAGCAAGTACGCCAAGGACAGTAAGAAGAACCTAGACAAATtaaaggagaaggagaaagaGGAGGCGGCCAAGGCTAAGGAGTCtgagaaaaagaagaagaaagagaaaGTTGACAAGGTGGATCAGATTTTGGGCAGACACAAGGACGATCCGGAATTCCAGGAGTTTCTGGAGGCGCATGACAAGTCGCGAACCCTGTGGGGAAACGATTTGGGAATAAATAGGAACCAGGAGGACGACGAAGGGGACGAAGAAGAGCAGGAGGAATCTCCAGCTGGCAGAGATGACAGTGGAGTGGATGCAGATGCAGgagatgaggatgaggatggctCAGACAATGAGGCGGACGAGGAAGAAGACACCGCTAAACTGGCCGAGAAACCCATTAGCGATCTGGAGTATATGAAATCCCTGATGGCAACCACTTCCGGCGATGCTACCGCAAAGAAGCCCAAAACCAAGGCGGACAAATCAAACCTGGAGCTATTCACCATCAAAATACACAATGTACCGTACAACACCAAGCGCCAGGAGGTGCTAAAGTTCTTCAAGCCCCTGAAACCGTACTCCGTTCGTCTGCCCAGCAAAGTTCACGGCTTCTGCTACGTGGGTttcaaaactgaaaaagacATGGCCAAGGGAATGCTTAAAAACAAGAGTTTTATCAAGGGCAAGCAAGTATTCTTCTCCGACTTTACCGAGAAGAACAAGGTGACCAAGGCGAACAAAAGTGGACAACCATTGGCACCAGCCGCCGTCGATGCGGGCAATGCGAAGTGGAAGCATCAGCAGGACAGTTTATCCAAAGAAGATGACATCTCCGAGTCCGGTAGGATATTCTTTCGTAATCTGGCCTACACTACTACCGAAGAGGACCTGCGCAAGCTTTTTGAGCAGTTTGGTCCGGTGGTGGAAGTAAACCTGCCCCTCGACAAGCTTACACGGAAAATCAAGGGCTTTGGCACAGTTACCTACATGATGCCGGAGCACGCTTTAAAGGCTTTTAATGCCCTGGATGGCACGGATTTCCATGGCCGTCTCTTGCACCTCCTGCCTTGTAAGGACATCGAAAAGGATCCTAAGGAAGATTTGGACGAAAACGATGCCAGTCTGTCAttcaaagaaaagaaagccTTGAAACTTAAGAAGAACGCGCAAAAGCCAATTGGCTGGAACACATTGTTTCTGGGTGCTAATGCAGTTGCAGAAATTCTCGCTAAGCAATTTAAGACCTCAAAGGAACGCATTCTAGACACCAGCGATGGTGGCAGTAGTGCCGCCGTGCGCTTGGCTTTGGGAGAAACCCAAGTCGTCATCGAAATGAAGCGCTTCCTGGAGGAAGAAGGCGTACGTCTTGATGCTTTTGACGAGCCCGCCAAGAAACGCTCCAACAGTGTTATACTGGCCAAGAATCTGCCGGCGGCCACCGACATTTCAGAGCTTACCCCCATCTTTAGTCGATTTGGCCCAATTGGCCGGATTGTGCTTCCTCCCAGTGGCGTTACGGCACTCATCGAGTACTGTGATCCTTTGGAGGCAAGGCAAGCTTTCAAGAAGTTGGCCTACAGCAAATTCAAGAATGCCCCACTTTATTTGGAGTGGGCTCCCGAGCAGGTATTCTCCAAGACGCTTAGTGGAGAACCAGTGATTCCCaaatcgaaaccgaaacccaagGAGGAGCCAAAGCCAGAGGAGAAACCGATTGTTATTGATGAGAAAGCTGAGGAGGATACTAGGGCAGAGGATGCCGATGATGAACCCGAACCGAATACAACACTGTTTCTACGGAACCTTAACTTTAAGACCGTACAGGAAACCGTGGAGAAACACTTCCGCCATTTGGGCAGCATTCACACCGTGGAAATTGCCAAACGAAGGAATCCCGAAAATCCCCGGGAATTCAACTCCCTAGGCTACGGTTTCATTCAGTTCAAGAAGTCCTCAGTGGCAGAGCACGCTTTGAAGAATTTGCAACTCACACACATTGATGGCAATCCTGTGGAACTGAAGCGCAGCGATCGGGTGCTCAA GACCCAAGATAATGAAGGTGCTCAACGTCGACTGGCCTCTCAGAAGAAGCAAACGGGAACCAAAATTCTGGTGCGAAATATTCCCTTCCAAGCACAATACCGCGAAGTTCGAGACATATTCAA AGCTTTTGGCGAACTGCGCTCTTTACGTATTCCCAAAAAGGCCACCACGGGCGAGGACTCGCATCgtggtttcggttttgttgACTACATGTCCAAGGCAGAGGCAAAACGCGCCTTCGACGCCCTAAGCGCCAGTACGCATCTTTACGGTCGTCGTTTGGTACTTGAGTGGAGCGCCAATGATGACAACCAGGACGTGGAGGAGCTTCGCAAGCGGACGGCGGCCAAATTCGGCAGCAGTCAGGCGGCCGATGGGGCCAAACGCAGTAGAAAGTCCTTCTTCGATGTGGAGGGCAGTGTTCAGCCAAATCAAGATGAGGACGATGAAGAGGAGCAATAG
- the LOC122618430 gene encoding odorant receptor 67b, producing the protein MHKKRWIRLLFKQYRIHLYGMQEQLDQELERIDMLPKLGLQWVEYSAYALGVNIAPRKRSSKYCRLTRIAVLIVNLSIIYSLVAFIMENYMISFETYVEAVLLTFQLSVGVVKMFHFQSKVESCSQLVFSTETGEVLKSLGLSSLELPRKKKLLSSVSLILLNNWMIIDRQVMFFFKIVCMPVLYYCGRPYFQYIFDCYIKDKDTCEMTLTYPAIVPYLQLGKYEFPSYVIRFFLLQSGPLWCFFAVFGFNSLFVVLTRYESGLIKVLRFLVQNSTSDILVPKNQRVKYLQCCVRLFARISSHHNQIENLFKYIILVQCSVSSILICMLLYKISTVLEVGWVWMGMIMVYFVTIALEITLYNVSAQKVESQSELLFHDWYNCGWYNESREFKFMIKMMLLFSRRTFVLSVGGFTSLSHKFLVQVFRLSANFFLLLRNMNNK; encoded by the exons ATGCATAAAAAGCGTTGGATACGGCTTCTCTTTAAGCAGTACAGGATTCATTTATACGGAATGCAGGAGCAACTGGATCAGGAGCTGGAGCGGATCGACATGCTGCCAAAACTGGGGCTTCAGTGGGTGGAGTACAGTGCCTACGCACTGGGTGTTAATATTGCACCGAGGAAGCGCAGCTCCAAATACTGCCGATT AACTCGCATTGCGGTATTGATTGTGAACTTGAGTATCATCTACAGTCTCGTCGCCTTCATCATGGAAAATTATATGATCTCTTTCGAGACCTACGTTGAG GCGGTTTTACTTACCTTTCAATTGAGCGTTGGAGTGGTAAAGATGTTTCACTTTCAGAGCAAAGTGGAATCGTGTTCCCAATTGGTGTTTTCAACAGAGACAGGCGAAGTATTAAAGTCCCTGGGGCTTTCCAGCTTGG aattgcCGCGGAAAAAGAAACTTCTGAGCTCAGTTAGTTTGATTTTGCTTAACAATTGGATGATCATCGATCGCCAGGTCATGTTCTTCTTCAAGATCGTTTGCATGCCGGTTCTATACTATTGTGGACGACCATACTTTCAATATATCTTCGATTGCTATATCAAGGATAAGGATACCTGTGAAATGACCTTGA CTTACCCTGCAATTGTTCCTTATTTGCAATTgggaaaatatgaatttcCATCCTATGTGATTCGTTTTTTCTTACTTCAATCTGGTCCTCTTTGGTGCTTTTTCG CCGTTTTTGGATTTAACAGCCTTTTTGTGGTCCTTACTAGATATGAGTCTGGTCTGATAAAAGTGTTACGCTTTCTGGTACAAAATTCTACCTCGGATATCCTCGTTCCCAAAAACCAGAGAGTTAAATATCTTCAATGTTGCGTAAGACTTTTCGCTCGCATTTCAAG CCATcacaatcaaattgaaaacctCTTCAAGTATATCATCCTGGTTCAGTGCTCCGtaagcagtattttgatctgCATGTTGCTTTACAAGATCAGCACAGTATTG GAAGTTGGCTGGGTGTGGATGGGCATGATTATGGTCTACTTTGTGACCATAGCTCTGGAGATCACTCTGTACAACGTGAGTGCACAGAAGGTGGAAAGCCAG AGTGAACTGTTGTTCCACGATTGGTACAACTGTGGTTGGTATAATGAGTCCAGGGAATTCAAGTTCATGATCAAAATGATGCTGCTTTTTTCACGTCGAACTTTTGTGTTAAGCGTGGGTGGCTTTACTAGTCTCTCCCACAAATTCCTAGTGCAG GTCTTTCGGTTGAGTGCAAACTTCTTTTTGCTCCTGCGCAACATGAACAATAAATAG
- the LOC122618431 gene encoding peptidyl-prolyl cis-trans isomerase D: MEERKLLRAVKSTNPLVYLDISIGKEDAGRMIIELRKDVVPKTAENFRALCTGECGIGTLGKPLHYKGTKFHKIKRVFVVQSGDVVNNDGTSGESIYGPVFDDENFELAHNEEGVVSMANYGKPNSNNSQFFISAAGCENLNETNVVVGRVLRGLGIVAEMEQNCTDEGDPTAEVVIRDCGEIAPNENWGIECNDETTDKLPAYPQDWPRKHDKFTADAAVELLTSIRQSGNHFYQLGRYHEARAKYRKANRYYSYLSRQFGWQQLNPLKKHLVDEDLLKVDGFSVVNNINAAAVDLKVGNYLSARDVCNEAIRLDPKCSKAFYRRAQAQRGLRNYEEAINDLKTAHNLLPENKQIVNELNSTKQLLAQYNRQQRNALKNLFA, translated from the exons ATGGAGGAACGCAAGCTGCTGCGAGCGGTGAAATCAACAAATCCACTGGTCTACCTGGACATTTCCATCGGCAAGGAGGATG CGGGTCGCATGATAATTGAGCTGCGCAAGGATGTTGTGCCGAAGACAGCGGAAAATTTCCGTGCCCTGTGCACGGGCGAATGTGGTATCGGTACTCTGGGCAAACCGCTCCACTACAAGGGCACTAAGTTCCACAAGATCAAACGAGTCTTCGTCGTCCAGAGCGGGGATGTGGTCAATAACGATGGAACCAGTGGCGAGAGCATCTACGGCCCAGTTTTCGATGACGAGAACTTCGAACTCGCA CATAACGAGGAGGGCGTGGTCAGCATGGCCAACTACGGCAAGCCAAACTCCAACAACTCAcagtttttcatttcggccGCGGGCTGTGAGAATCTGAATGAAACAAACGTAGTCGTAGGTCGTGTTTTACGTGGCTTGGGTATTGTAGCTGAAATGGAACAAAACTGCACTGACGAGGGCGATCCCACGGCGGAGGTCGTGATAAGGGACTGCGGAGAGATAGCTCCCAATGAGAACTGGGGCATCGAGTGCAACGACGAGACGACGGACAAGTTGCCTGCTTATCCCCAAGACTGGCCGCGCAAGCACGATAAGTTCACA GCAGATGCGGCGGTGGAACTTCTCACGAGCATTCGCCAATCCGGTAATCACTTCTATCAGCTTGGCCGCTATCACGAAGCGCGGGCTAAATATCGCAAAGCGAATCGCTATTATAGTTACCTGAGCAGACAGTTTGGCTGGCAGCAGCTGAACCCCCTCAAAAAACACCTTGTCGATGAGGATCTGCTCAAGGTTGACGGCTTCTCTGTGGTTAACAACATAAATGCAGCCGCTGTGGACCTAAAAGTGGGCAACTATTTGAGCGCTAGAGATGTTTGCAACGAAGCCATTCGTCTAGATCCCAAATGTAGCAAAGCTTTCTACCGACGCGCCCAAGCGCAACGCGGATTGCGCAACTACGAGGAGGCCATCAACGATCTGAAAACGGCTCACAATCTTCTGCCGGAGAACAAACAGATCGTAAATGAACTGAATAGCACCAAGCAGCTCCTGGCCCAGTACAACCGACAACAACGAAATGCCCTTAAAAATCTATTTGCCTAG
- the LOC122618436 gene encoding serine protease 1 has product MTKKLVLFLLFVATASAHRNRNRTAHHGGPQDIIVNGYPAYEGKAPYAVGLRLSNGALGGGSVIGNNWVLTAAHCLTTDSVTIHYGSNRAWNGQLQHTVNNANFFRHPGYPNSAGHDIGLIRTPYVSFTNLINKVSLPKFSQQSERFENWWCVACGWGGMANGGLANWLQCMDVQVISNVECARSYGSVANTDMCTRATDGKSVCGGDSGGALVTHDNPIQVGVITFASAGCKSGPSGYTRVSDHLDWIREKSGIAYY; this is encoded by the coding sequence ATGACTAAAAAGCTGGTTCTGTTCCTTTTGTTCGTTGCCACGGCCAGTGCCCACAGGAATCGCAATCGTACGGCTCATCATGGTGGTCCCCAGGATATCATCGTGAATGGCTATCCGGCCTACGAGGGCAAGGCACCGTATGCAGTCGGTCTGCGACTGAGCAATGGAGCCTTGGGCGGCGGATCCGTAATTGGAAACAACTGGGTCCTGACCGCTGCCCACTGCCTGACCACCGATTCAGTGACCATCCACTACGGATCGAATAGGGCCTGGAATGGTCAGCTCCAGCATACGGTGAACAATGCCAACTTCTTCCGGCACCCCGGATATCCGAACAGCGCTGGTCACGACATCGGACTCATTCGCACTCCGTACGTGAGCTTCACCAACCTGATCAACAAGGTTTCGCTGCCCAAGTTCAGCCAACAGAGTGAGCGTTTCGAGAACTGGTGGTGCGTGGCCTGCGGCTGGGGAGGAATGGCCAATGGTGGGTTGGCCAACTGGCTGCAGTGCATGGACGTGCAGGTCATTAGCAACGTAGAATGTGCCAGGTCATACGGATCGGTGGCCAACACCGATATGTGCACCCGGGCCACCGACGGCAAATCCGTGTGCGGTGGCGACTCCGGCGGAGCACTGGTCACACACGACAACCCCATCCAAGTGGGCGTAATCACCTTTGCATCAGCCGGCTGCAAGTCCGGACCATCGGGCTACACTCGTGTCTCCGATCACTTGGACTGGATCCGGGAGAAGTCCGGAATCGCCTATTACTAA